A window of the Pseudomonas gozinkensis genome harbors these coding sequences:
- a CDS encoding patatin-like phospholipase family protein: MSPAEPVTGLILSGGGARAAYQVGVLAAIAELLPLGADNPFPVIVGTSAGAINAVSLASGATDFRAAIERLTLFWQGFRSHRVLRSDWPGVIRQASRFVSHSLLGMGRQMPVALLNSSPLRHLLNEKLHMPGIAESIARKQLHAVAVTAFGYESGQAVTFYQGGGTIDSWLRHRRIGVPTQLSVEHLLASSAIPLLFAPVKIGDEYFGDGAVRQSAPISPALHLGASRVLVVGVSGNPRGFDPAQPLERTYTGQQPTLAQIGGHMLNSTFIDSLESDIELLQRLNQFSHLMPEGTPTRALGVAPVEVLVISPSQPIDEIAARHRQELPAALRLFLRGPGATKTSGAGVLSYLLFEAGYCSELIDLGRRDALAKRDELCRFLGISEAVVPA, translated from the coding sequence ATGAGCCCAGCTGAACCGGTCACAGGTTTGATTCTTTCCGGCGGCGGGGCTCGGGCGGCGTATCAGGTGGGGGTGCTGGCGGCGATTGCCGAATTGCTGCCGTTGGGGGCGGACAATCCCTTTCCGGTGATCGTCGGCACCTCGGCCGGAGCGATCAACGCGGTCAGCCTGGCCAGCGGCGCCACGGACTTTCGCGCCGCCATCGAACGTCTGACGCTATTCTGGCAAGGCTTTCGCAGCCATCGCGTGTTGCGCAGCGACTGGCCGGGAGTGATCCGTCAGGCCAGTCGTTTCGTCAGCCACAGTCTGTTGGGCATGGGTCGGCAAATGCCGGTGGCGCTGCTCAACAGTTCGCCGCTGCGTCATCTGCTCAACGAAAAACTGCACATGCCCGGCATCGCCGAGTCCATCGCGCGCAAGCAACTGCACGCGGTGGCGGTGACGGCGTTCGGCTACGAGTCCGGGCAGGCAGTGACCTTCTATCAGGGCGGCGGCACCATCGATTCCTGGCTGCGTCACCGGCGCATCGGTGTGCCGACGCAGTTGTCGGTGGAGCACTTGCTGGCCAGCTCGGCAATCCCGCTGTTGTTCGCGCCGGTGAAGATCGGCGATGAATATTTCGGCGACGGGGCGGTGCGGCAATCGGCACCGATCAGTCCGGCGCTGCATCTGGGCGCGAGCCGGGTGCTGGTGGTGGGCGTGAGTGGCAACCCGCGCGGATTCGACCCGGCACAACCGCTGGAACGCACCTACACCGGGCAGCAGCCGACCCTGGCGCAGATCGGCGGGCACATGCTCAACAGCACCTTCATTGACAGCCTGGAAAGCGACATCGAGCTGCTTCAGCGTCTCAATCAGTTCAGCCATCTGATGCCCGAAGGCACGCCGACCCGCGCGCTGGGTGTGGCGCCGGTAGAAGTGCTGGTGATTTCACCGAGTCAGCCGATCGATGAAATCGCGGCGCGGCATCGTCAGGAATTGCCGGCGGCGTTGCGGTTGTTTTTGCGTGGGCCGGGTGCGACCAAGACGAGCGGGGCAGGGGTATTGAGTTATTTGCTGTTCGAGGCGGGGTATTGCAGCGAATTGATCGACCTTGGGCGGCGCGATGCCCTGGCCAAGCGCGATGAGCTGTGCCGGTTTCTCGGCATCAGCGAGGCGGTGGTTCCGGCCTGA
- a CDS encoding outer membrane protein OmpK, whose protein sequence is MIRTQTNVLLSGGLLAASQAMAGDLLLWQTNSLSYLYGKNFAINPSIQQTVTFEHADKWKYGDNFLFVDKIFYNGQEDRNKGPHAFYGEFSPRLSFGKIFDRKLEFGPIRDVLLAMTYEYGEGDSEAYLIGPGFDLKVPGFNYFTLNFYRRQTEGPRPGDGVWQITPGWSYSIPVGNSDLLIDGYLDWVVDNDQNSRGTYHANLHINPQIKYDLGKALGWGEKQVYVGTEYSYWKNKYGVENTHSFDTNQNTASLLVKVHF, encoded by the coding sequence ATGATCCGGACTCAAACCAACGTGTTGTTGAGCGGCGGCCTGCTGGCCGCATCGCAAGCCATGGCCGGCGATTTATTGCTGTGGCAGACCAACAGCCTGAGCTACCTGTACGGCAAGAATTTCGCGATCAACCCGTCGATCCAGCAGACGGTGACGTTCGAGCACGCCGACAAGTGGAAGTACGGCGACAACTTCCTGTTCGTCGACAAGATCTTCTACAACGGCCAGGAAGACCGCAACAAAGGGCCCCACGCGTTCTACGGCGAATTCAGCCCGCGCCTGTCGTTCGGCAAGATCTTCGACAGGAAACTGGAGTTCGGCCCGATCAGGGACGTGCTGCTGGCCATGACCTACGAGTACGGCGAAGGCGACAGCGAGGCCTATCTGATCGGCCCCGGCTTCGACCTCAAGGTGCCGGGCTTCAACTATTTCACCCTGAATTTCTATCGCCGCCAGACCGAAGGCCCGCGCCCCGGCGACGGCGTCTGGCAGATCACCCCCGGCTGGTCCTACAGCATTCCCGTGGGCAACTCCGACCTGCTGATCGACGGCTATCTGGACTGGGTGGTCGACAACGACCAGAACTCACGCGGCACCTATCACGCCAACCTGCACATCAACCCGCAGATCAAATACGACCTGGGCAAAGCCCTCGGCTGGGGTGAAAAGCAGGTGTACGTCGGCACCGAATACAGCTACTGGAAAAACAAATACGGCGTCGAAAACACCCACAGTTTCGATACCAACCAGAACACCGCCAGCCTGCTGGTGAAGGTGCACTTCTAA
- a CDS encoding lipid A biosynthesis lauroyl acyltransferase: MDRPRFRKAFLAPRFWPLWCGLGLLWLIVQLPYPALLAIGRFLGALMYRFAGDRRRIAKRNLELCFPEKSAAERKRLLKENFASTGIAFFEMAMSWWWSRQRLAKLAHVEGLEHLQKAQREGKGVILMAVHFTTLEIGAALLGQQHTIDGMYREHKNPLFDFVQRQGRERHNLDSLAVERDDVRGMLKLLRAGRAIWYAPDQDYGAKQSIFVPLFGIQAATVTATSKFARLGKALVVPFTQERLADGSGYRLVIHPPLDGFPGETEEEDCIRINQWVEGVLRECPEQYLWAHRRFKSRPPGEPKLYAKRG, encoded by the coding sequence ATGGATCGCCCGCGTTTTCGAAAAGCATTTCTTGCCCCACGCTTCTGGCCGCTCTGGTGCGGCCTCGGGCTGTTGTGGCTGATCGTGCAGCTGCCGTATCCGGCCTTGCTGGCCATCGGTCGTTTTCTTGGTGCCCTGATGTATCGCTTCGCCGGCGACCGGCGGCGCATCGCCAAGCGCAATCTGGAACTGTGTTTCCCGGAAAAATCCGCCGCCGAACGCAAGCGCCTGCTCAAGGAAAACTTCGCCTCCACCGGCATCGCCTTCTTTGAAATGGCCATGAGCTGGTGGTGGTCGCGTCAGCGCCTGGCGAAACTGGCCCACGTCGAAGGCCTTGAGCATCTGCAGAAGGCCCAACGCGAAGGCAAGGGCGTGATTCTGATGGCGGTGCATTTCACCACCCTGGAAATCGGCGCGGCATTGCTCGGCCAGCAACACACCATCGACGGCATGTACCGCGAGCACAAGAATCCGTTGTTCGATTTCGTCCAGCGGCAGGGCCGCGAGCGGCACAACCTCGATTCGCTTGCGGTGGAACGTGACGACGTGCGCGGGATGCTCAAGTTGCTGCGCGCAGGCCGGGCGATCTGGTACGCGCCGGATCAGGACTACGGCGCCAAGCAAAGTATCTTCGTGCCGCTGTTCGGCATTCAGGCCGCGACGGTCACCGCCACCAGCAAGTTCGCCCGTCTGGGCAAGGCGCTGGTGGTGCCGTTCACCCAGGAACGTCTGGCGGACGGCAGCGGTTATCGTCTGGTGATTCATCCGCCGCTGGACGGTTTTCCGGGCGAGACCGAAGAAGAAGATTGCATCCGCATCAATCAGTGGGTCGAAGGCGTGTTGCGTGAGTGCCCCGAGCAATACCTGTGGGCACACCGGCGCTTCAAGAGCCGGCCACCGGGCGAGCCGAAGCTGTATGCCAAACGCGGTTGA
- a CDS encoding outer membrane protein OmpK, producing MKRMCTSLMLAGSLLAGGQAMADGLLQWQNNSLTYLYGKDFKVNPAIQQTVTFEHADAWKYGDNFFFLDKIFYNGDKDFNNGPNTYYGEFQPRISLGKVLDQKIEFGPIKDVLLAMTYEFGEGDTESYLIGPGFDLAIPGFDYFQLNFYQRHTEGSRPGDNVWQITPVWSYTIPVGDSNILIDGYMDWVVDNDVNNKGEYHANLHFNPQVKYDLGKALNFGEKQLYVGVEYDYWKDKYGIDDTKAFTTNQNVTSFLVKFHF from the coding sequence ATGAAACGTATGTGCACCAGCCTGATGCTTGCGGGATCGCTGCTGGCAGGGGGGCAGGCCATGGCCGACGGCCTGCTGCAATGGCAGAACAACAGCCTGACCTATCTCTACGGCAAAGACTTCAAGGTCAACCCGGCCATCCAGCAGACCGTGACCTTCGAACACGCCGATGCGTGGAAGTACGGGGACAACTTCTTCTTCCTCGACAAGATCTTCTACAACGGTGACAAGGACTTCAACAACGGTCCGAACACCTACTACGGCGAGTTCCAGCCACGCATCTCGCTGGGCAAGGTCCTCGACCAGAAGATCGAGTTCGGTCCGATCAAGGACGTCCTGCTGGCGATGACCTACGAGTTCGGCGAGGGTGACACCGAGTCCTACCTGATCGGCCCGGGCTTCGACCTGGCCATTCCGGGCTTCGACTACTTCCAGCTGAACTTCTACCAGCGTCACACCGAAGGCTCGCGTCCGGGTGACAACGTCTGGCAGATCACACCAGTGTGGTCCTACACCATTCCGGTGGGCGACTCGAACATCCTGATCGACGGCTACATGGACTGGGTGGTCGACAACGACGTCAACAACAAAGGCGAATACCACGCCAACCTGCACTTCAACCCGCAGGTCAAATACGACCTGGGCAAGGCGCTGAATTTCGGCGAGAAGCAGTTGTACGTCGGTGTTGAATACGACTACTGGAAAGACAAATACGGTATCGACGACACCAAGGCCTTCACCACCAATCAGAACGTGACCAGCTTCCTGGTGAAGTTCCACTTCTGA